The genomic DNA cattttgactcataaacaaaaattctcgattcggattggataacatacatcacatgatcgttcgcgaatgaatatcgtacacggcaaagtgtacatattcagctcctcagtgacaaaaaagttcactgtttccccctaaattaccaaaatactgcaggagggtttgtgtcgaactttttcctgtagcctttttggttatttgtttacacgtaACTGTGGAGACATTTTAGTGCCAcagttgtcggaacgaaacaagcgaaaaaaccagctcaccccatggcctatatGGCTTTTCTGTAGAGCTGAGATCCGTAGTAGGTCCTTATGAGTACACAGCCATGAAAACTTTCATGGatgatattaaaggacaagttcaccttcatagacatgtgggtttagtgaatgcagcaatattagtagaacacatcggtgagagtttgaggaaaatcggacaatccgttcaacagttatgaatttttgaagtttctgctcagtcacgactggataagaagactactatggcttgtgatgtcacatgagtacaacgatatatatatataaagaaagaataaagaaaattcaagatatttccatttttctcgcataacgaaagaacactcaacttctctctttcagaaggcaggggaaataatatttcccttaataaacatcagtaacaagtcaaagaaatgtgcactttattcagaaagtaaagttttgtgaacttctctttttattttccttatatcgttgtacgcatgtgacatcatacactgtagtagtcttctcatccagcagtgactgcgcagatacttcaaaaattcataacttttgaacggattgtctgattttcctcaaactttcactgatgtgtgctactaatattgctacattctctcaatcctcatgtatatgaaggtggacttgtcctttaaaaacaTATGGCaattaatttcaaaatataactttcTGATGAGATAAAAATAAGTACAGGCAGACTCACTCCAGGCAAGAAACACACTAGATAATTGACCAGGTTATGATAAAATTAAATCATAACATACATTCCTGATTTCGTTGTCCCTGAGCTGAGTGTTGGAGGACTCCACTACAATGACAAATTTGACCTTGGTATTGGTGACATAGCCATAGACTTTGTAGTCCTCGGTAGGGTACAGAAGGCCAAGGTACAACTCTCGCAGGTCATTGGTGCTTTTGCCGACGGAAGATACCTTCTCTTCTATGACGTCCAGGCAGGTGTGCACCGTATAATGAAACTTCAACTCATTCTCCGTCGGGATCGTTCGAATGTACAGTGGATAATTCTATGAAGACGatcagaaatgaatgaatgaatgaatgaatgaatgaatgaattatttttattaCCAAATTTAAGTTCAAGTTTACAATCACAGATAATTTATACAATCATTGAGaatacaataataacaatacaatTAACAGGAATACAAGACATGAAAGTATAGAATCAAACTTATcaacaatatgaatatgaaagtacaaaaatatttacaaatttgGTAAAAGGGTCCAACAAATAGCAACGCTAGTGGATGTTGGCCCTTGAATACAGAAgaagaatacaatgtatataaattcaacaagaaaattatttacattataaacaaGTGTATTTACACTATGTACAagattaacattttgaaattgataagtGTACTTACATCACTTATATTACTAGAATTGAAGTGGATGACAATTGATGTAGAGTGAAATATCTGATCCACTTTAATGCcaccaaactaaaaaaaaaaaaaaaaaaaaaaatgagccaaATGAAATCCATGTTACACTGGGTTCACATTTCCTGAATATTGATGATTTGACAAGAAGAACTTCATAACTGCTAGTGCTACATTGTAGCACAGTGTTCTgtataatacacatacatgtaattttaatGTAATTTGCAATGATTTTGTGTATTACTCTGCGAAGTGTGTAAAGGTGGAGGTTAGACAGATGATGTTCAGCATGAGAAAATGTGACTTATCACAACCTGCCATGCTGCTTGTTGAGCAAATAAGGCGAGAGAACAGCTCAAAACACACCAATGTGCTTCGTTTGAGATAAATCGTATACCAGGTACTATATAATATACCAATGAGGCAACTGATGGAAATTTGTTCAGGATAAGGAGAGAGGGTGACATCTTTGGTAAAATTGAAGTTGACTTTCTAGTTCTCACAAGCCTTTGCTAAGGCACCTTGACAAGAAAGTGCATTCTTGCTCTAGATTGTGGCACCTAGAGAGATCTACCCATAGCCTACACTGAGACTACAGCAACCATAACCCCAGGGCGCTCCTTGACACAgtgggctggtcgcagttatagCAACCAGAAACAAACAGCAAGGTGCGTGACAAGGTTTAGAGTGATAAATCAGCATCTTGTTTGGTGGCCTCACGTCTCATTCTTGTTGCACTTTTATGAGAATAGATAATCCTAACTGCCACCAGCCCGAATGCGAAGCTcccacagtataactgtgtacaaggagtgCCCCGGGGTTAAGATCATGAGATAATCCTAACTGCGAAACAAAGCCCATAGCCGAACGCAATGCGCTCCCACAGTATAATCTGTGTACAAGGAGCACCCCGGGGTTAGAGATAATCCCTACTTATTATAGCCTAGTTCTATCCTATTtaaatcattgatatttcataaaggcataactagaattaactatacacagcccagtcgctgtacgtagacATAGCGACAAGCGTAGT from Diadema setosum chromosome 9, eeDiaSeto1, whole genome shotgun sequence includes the following:
- the LOC140232671 gene encoding trafficking protein particle complex subunit 2-like protein — its product is MAVCVAVIAKENYPLYIRTIPTENELKFHYTVHTCLDVIEEKVSSVGKSTNDLRELYLGLLYPTEDYKVYGYVTNTKVKFVIVVESSNTQLRDNEIRNMFKTLHNAYVDMLCNPFYTPGENVKSKTFDNTVTQMMIQD